A section of the Acanthopagrus latus isolate v.2019 chromosome 20, fAcaLat1.1, whole genome shotgun sequence genome encodes:
- the LOC119010054 gene encoding leukocyte cell-derived chemotaxin-2-like, producing MRRVVVVVLAVLCVCDAVTFGPLCSGNSNNSRRRSDSWGQGHYGARRGDRVHKGLDIVCRDGSTVYAPFDVTLHGNVIVYTDPAKAAINNGINLRGEGLCFKLFYVRPEKTSGSVRKGQKIGTMLPMQSVYPGITSHVHVQMCDKSDPTPYF from the exons ATGAGACGTGTCGTCGTCGTCGTGCTCG ctgtgttgtgtgtgtgtgatgctgtgaCGTTCGGTCCTCTCTGCAGTGGGAACTCTAACAACAGCAGACGGAGGTCGGACTCCTGGGGACAGGGACACTACGGGGCCAGAcg GGGGGACCGGGTCCACAAAGGTCTGGACATCGTGTGCAGAGACGGGTCCACCGTCTACGCTCCGTTTGACGTCACGCTGCACGGAAACGTCATCGTGTACACCGACCCGGCGAAGGCGGCCATCAACAACGGCATCAACCTGAGAGGAGAAG GTCTGTGCTTTAAGTTGTTCTACGTTCGGCCTGAGAAAACCTCAGGATCTGTGAGGAAGGGCCAGAAGATCGGCACCATGCTGCCCATGCAGAGTGTTTACCCCGGGATCACCTCACACGTCCACGTCCAGATGTGCGACAAGAGCGACCCAACACCGTACTTCTGA